The Mustela nigripes isolate SB6536 chromosome 4, MUSNIG.SB6536, whole genome shotgun sequence genome includes a window with the following:
- the LOC132016662 gene encoding proto-oncogene FRAT1-like isoform X1, whose protein sequence is MPCRREEEEEAGEEAEGEAEEEEEDSFLLLEQSVTLGGSGEVDLLVAQIGETLQLDAAQDSPASPCAPPGPPLQPPRPPASVRADKARPPALPLLLPPAPAESVGPAPPGALRCALGDRGRVRGRAAPYFVAELAAGPSALSALAPQPGLDGPSGADKPGAPQPLSGPCRRGWLRGAAASRRLQQRRGPQPESRTSDDDPHRLLQQLVLSGNLIKEAVRRLHSRRMQLHAKLPQRPLTGPLSAPVHEPPSPRSPRAACSDPGASGRRAQLRTGDGVLVPGS, encoded by the coding sequence ATGCCGTGccggagggaggaggaagaggaagccgGCGAGGAAGCGGAgggggaggcggaggaggaggaggaggacagcttCCTTCTGCTGGAGCAGTCGGTGACGCTGGGCGGCTCGGGCGAGGTGGACCTGCTGGTGGCCCAGATCGGCGAGACGCTGCAGCTGGACGCGGCGCAGGACAGCCCGGCCTCCCCGTGCGCGCCCCCGGGGCCGCCGCTGCAGCCCCCGCGGCCTCCGGCGTCGGTGCGGGCGGACAAGGCCCGGCCGCCGGCGCTGCCGCTGCTTCTGCCGCCGGCGCCGGCCGAGTCGGTGGGCCCGGCGCCCCCGGGAGCCCTGCGCTGCGCCCTCGGGGACCGCGGCCGCGTGCGGGGCCGGGCTGCGCCCTACTTCGTGGCCGAGCTCGCCGCAGGCCCCAGCGCGCTGTCCGCACTGGCCCCTCAGCCCGGCCTTGACGGGCCTTCGGGAGCGGACAAGCCGGGCGCCCCGCAGCCGCTGTCCGGCCCGTGCCGCCGAGGTTGGCTGCGGGGCGCCGCCGCCTCTCGCCGCCTGCAGCAACGACGCGGGCCCCAGCCCGAATCCCGCACCAGCGACGACGACCCGCACCGGCTCCTGCAGCAGCTGGTGCTCTCGGGGAACCTCATCAAGGAGGCGGTGCGGAGGCTTCATTCGAGACGGATGCAGTTACACGCAAAGCTTCCCCAGCGCCCGCTCACCGGGCCTCTCTCGGCCCCAGTGCATGAGCCCCCTTCGCCCCGCAGCCCTCGCGCGGCTTGCAGCGACCCCGGAGCGAGCGGGAGGAGGGCGCAGCTCAGAACTGGCGACGGCGTTCTTGTCCCTGGCAGCTAA